A region of the Nocardia nova SH22a genome:
GCTCGCCCTGCTCGGCATCGGCTTCTGCGGCGCACTCACCACCTACAGCACCTTCGGCTACGAGACGGTGCGGCTGCTCGAGCAGCGCGCCACCTTCTACGCGGCGATGAACGTCGTGATCAGCGTGGTGGCCGGGCTCGGCGCGGCCCTGCTGGGCTATGCCGTGGCACACGCGCTCGTCGGCTGAGCGAGTCGCGCCGAG
Encoded here:
- the crcB gene encoding fluoride efflux transporter CrcB gives rise to the protein MTVVLVLVGAMVGAPTRYLTDRFVQARHDSLFPWGTLTVNIVGCLILGSLTGAAAGSSMLALLGIGFCGALTTYSTFGYETVRLLEQRATFYAAMNVVISVVAGLGAALLGYAVAHALVG